In Rhodoligotrophos appendicifer, the sequence CGTCGCCGACCTCATGTATTACGCGACCCAGATCATGCTCGAGAACTTCCGCAACCTGGAGGTCATGGTTCTGATCTGGGTGATCTACATCCTGATCGCGACCTTCGCGGTGCTGGTCATCGGCCGCATCGCGGCCGCGACCCGCATTCCCGGCTACGGGGTATGACGCCGTGAGAACGCATAGCGAGCTCAAGGCTTTTATCTTCGGGATGATCGGGGTCTCCCTGTTTCTCCTGCTGCTGATGGTTCTTGTCTATGGGGAAAGCACCGGGACGATCCTGCACGGCCTGGCGCTGCGTTCCCCGCTCCTGTTGACCGGGTCTGCCGATCTCAGCAGTTTCGGCGGCGGATTCAGCGCCAATGTCATCATCAGCCTCTGGGCCATGCTGATCGTGGGCGTCTGCGGCGTCGTCCTGGGGATCGGCCTGATCTCGTCCAACCCGGCCATGCGCCTGCCGTCGTCCTTCCTGATGAATGTGCTGCGCAATTCGCCCTGGCTGGTGATCCTCTACGCCATGCTCTATCTGCTGCCCTTCGAGGTCACCCTCTTCGGCACCACCTATTTCATCTCCCCCACCATGAAGGCGATCGTCGGGCTCTCGCTCCCCGTCACCGCCAACATGGCCGAAGTGTTCCGGGGTGGCGTCGAGGCCATTCCCACCGGCCAATGGGAATCCGCAAGGGCACTGGGCTACCGGCGTCTCCAAATTCTCCGCCATGTGGTGGTCCCTCAGGCGATTCCGCTGATGATCCCGAATATCATGACCACCTATGCGACGCTGTTCATCGGCACCAGCCTGGTCGTGGTCACCGGCACCGAGGACGTGCTGTCCCTCGCCCGGGTGGTGATCGCCAGCGATGGCGACCAGTTCGCCACCGGCATCTACATCTACGTCCTGTTTCTCTTCTTCATTTTCGCCTTCCCGATCGCGGTTCTGACGCGATGGCTCGAGCGTCGCATCAGGAGGTCGACATGACCAACGAGACACCGGCCGCACCTTTGGTCGAACTCCGCGACGTCTACAAGTCGTTCGGCAATGTGGAGGTGCTGAAGGGCGTCAACATGGACGTCCGCGAGGGCGGCGTCGTCTGCATCATCGGCCCGTCCGGCTCGGGCAAGTCGACCCTCCTGCGCTGCATCAACGGCCTGATCCCCATCGATCGCGGCACCATCCGCGTCGGCGACTTCGCGGTGGAGACCTTGCGGAGCGAACGCTCCCTTGTCCCGCTTCGCCACCAGGTCTCCATGGTCTTCCAGCAATATAATCTGTTCCCGCACCGGACCGTCCTCGAGAACCTCATCATGGCTCCGGTCCAGGTGTTGGGGGAATCCCGCCCCAAGGTTCGCGAGAGGGCGCTCGCCCTTCTCGCCAAGGTGCATCTCAGCGGCAAGGAGCGGGCCTATCCTGGCGAATTGTCTGGCGGTCAGCAGCAGCGTGTGGCGATCGCCCGAGCCCTGGCCATGCAGCCGAAGATCATCCTCTTCGACGAGGTCACCGCCGCGCTCGACCCGGAAATGGTCAGCGAGGTCCTCAGCGTCATCCGCGACCTGGCGACCGAGGGCATGACCTGCATCCTGGTCACCCATGAGATGCGCTTTGCCGAAGAGCTCGCCGACGAGGTCTTCTTCACCGATCGTGGCGTGATCGTGGAGCATGGCCCGCCGCGGCAGCTCTTCCATTCCCCCGCCGATCCCCGACTGCAGAACTTTCTGGAAAAAGTGCTGTGAGCCTCTCTGCCCAAGGAAAAAAGTGATGTCCGCCTTTAAAGTGCTCGTGCCGGATGCCCATCTCCGCGACCTGGATGTGGAGCGGGCTGTCTCCGGCGACCGGCTCGATTACCAGGTCTTCGATGAGACCGACGCCTCCGCCATTCCCGACGCGACCTGGCGGGAGTGTGATGCGGTGCTCGTCTGGCATCGCATGAAGATCACGCCGGAGGTCATCGCCAAGCTCGATCGCTGCCGCATGATCGTGCGCGTCGGTGTCGGCTACGACAATGTCGATGGGGACGCCTGCCGCAGCCGGGGGATCCCCCTCTGCAACGTGCCCAATTACGAACGACCGAAGTGGCCGACCACGCCCTCGGTCTGCTTCTCTATCTCGTGCGCGGCCTCGGCACTTATGAGAAGCGCCTGAAGGCCGATTTCAACAAGGGCTTCCTGGCCGAGGACGTGCCCGTCGTCCGCCGGATCCGCGGCGCCACCTTCGGCGCCATCGGCATGGGCCGCATCGGCACCGCCGTTGCCCGGCGTGCCGCAGCCTTCGATATGAAAGTCATCTATGTCGACCCCTACCTCCCCGAGGGCCACGAACTCGGTCTTGGCCTTGAAAGGGTCAGGACCCAGGAAGAGCTCCTGCGCCGCTCCGACATCGTCAGCCTGCACCTGCCCTTATCGGCCAAGACGCGCAACATCATCGGCGCAGCGGAACTGGCGCAGATGAAGCCGGGCGGCATCCTGATCAACATCGCCCGTGGCGGCCTCGTCGACGTCGATGCGGTCTATGATGCCCTGCGCAGCAACCACCTCGCAGCCGCCGGCCTCGACGTCCTGCCCAAGGAGCCGCCGGTGCCGACCCCTCCGCTGCTCCAGGCGTGGCGGGATGAGGAGCCCTGGCTCGCCGGTCGCTTCGTCGTGACGCCTCACGCGGCCTTCTATTCCGAGGCCGGCTATCTCGACATGCGCACCTTCTCCGCCGAGATCCTGCTCGACTATCTGTTCGAAAACCGGCTGCGGAACAACGTCAATCCCGGATGGGATGCCGCGGCCGCCGCCTGATCCCTCCCTGCCCCTCTCGCTCCAACTGACAGGACGCCAAATGGCTTTACAGAAACATGATGCCGACTTCCGCATTCTCAGCGCCGCGGAGTTGGACGCCTGGCGGGCCATTCCGCCGGCGGTCGCTTCCGACTGCATGAACCGCACCCAGGTCATGATCGCCCGGATCAAGCCCATCAGCACCGGCATGACCCTGTGCGGCCAGGCGCGCACGGCCGTCGTCATGGTTGGCGATTGCGGGCCGATCTGCGTCCAGATCGAACAGGCGCGGCCGGGCGAGATCGTGGTCGTCGATGCCGGCGGCGTTGAGGATGTCGCGGTCTGGGGCGGGATGATGGCGGAAGCGGCCGTCTATCGCCGCATCGGGGGCGCCGTGGTCGATGGGGCCGTGCGCGACGTCGCCGACATGCGCAAGGCGGGGCTGAGGATGTTCTGTCGGGCCTTCGTTCCGCGCGGGCCCCATCACGGCTTCGGCGGCGTTGTCGACGGCAGCGTTTCGGTCGGCGGCGTGCCCATCAGCTCCGGTGACATCATCCTCGGCGACGATGACGGCGTGGTCGTGGTTCCCCTCGCCGATGCCGATCGCATCCTGAAGGCCGCCCAGCAGCACGTGGTCAAGGAGAAGGATTGGATCGACGGT encodes:
- a CDS encoding amino acid ABC transporter permease — protein: MRTHSELKAFIFGMIGVSLFLLLLMVLVYGESTGTILHGLALRSPLLLTGSADLSSFGGGFSANVIISLWAMLIVGVCGVVLGIGLISSNPAMRLPSSFLMNVLRNSPWLVILYAMLYLLPFEVTLFGTTYFISPTMKAIVGLSLPVTANMAEVFRGGVEAIPTGQWESARALGYRRLQILRHVVVPQAIPLMIPNIMTTYATLFIGTSLVVVTGTEDVLSLARVVIASDGDQFATGIYIYVLFLFFIFAFPIAVLTRWLERRIRRST
- a CDS encoding ATP-binding cassette domain-containing protein, which encodes MTNETPAAPLVELRDVYKSFGNVEVLKGVNMDVREGGVVCIIGPSGSGKSTLLRCINGLIPIDRGTIRVGDFAVETLRSERSLVPLRHQVSMVFQQYNLFPHRTVLENLIMAPVQVLGESRPKVRERALALLAKVHLSGKERAYPGELSGGQQQRVAIARALAMQPKIILFDEVTAALDPEMVSEVLSVIRDLATEGMTCILVTHEMRFAEELADEVFFTDRGVIVEHGPPRQLFHSPADPRLQNFLEKVL
- a CDS encoding NAD(P)-dependent oxidoreductase; amino-acid sequence: MADHALGLLLYLVRGLGTYEKRLKADFNKGFLAEDVPVVRRIRGATFGAIGMGRIGTAVARRAAAFDMKVIYVDPYLPEGHELGLGLERVRTQEELLRRSDIVSLHLPLSAKTRNIIGAAELAQMKPGGILINIARGGLVDVDAVYDALRSNHLAAAGLDVLPKEPPVPTPPLLQAWRDEEPWLAGRFVVTPHAAFYSEAGYLDMRTFSAEILLDYLFENRLRNNVNPGWDAAAAA
- a CDS encoding RraA family protein, with translation MALQKHDADFRILSAAELDAWRAIPPAVASDCMNRTQVMIARIKPISTGMTLCGQARTAVVMVGDCGPICVQIEQARPGEIVVVDAGGVEDVAVWGGMMAEAAVYRRIGGAVVDGAVRDVADMRKAGLRMFCRAFVPRGPHHGFGGVVDGSVSVGGVPISSGDIILGDDDGVVVVPLADADRILKAAQQHVVKEKDWIDGLRRGEPLPDVYGTSH